A single genomic interval of Helianthus annuus cultivar XRQ/B chromosome 6, HanXRQr2.0-SUNRISE, whole genome shotgun sequence harbors:
- the LOC110945006 gene encoding uncharacterized protein LOC110945006 produces the protein MRIKDPKAWRSICNGPTVITYVVNDAEGTTALKPEALFTDEDREKQDIDNKALAMLHSTLAPEVDIGVRDCKTGKETWDALLAIYEGNEEMKESRREMLTQKFNLFNHFPGETLEK, from the coding sequence ATGAGGATCAAGGATCCAAAGGCATGGAGGTCCATTTGCAACGGACCTACTGTGATCACCTATGTTGTGAATGATGCTGAGGGAACAACTGCTCTTAAGCCCGAGGCTCTATTTACTGACGAGGATCGGGAAAAACAGGATATTGACAACAAGGCTCTTGCTATGCTGCACTCTACTCTTGCACCAGAAGTTGACATTGGAGTTCGTGACTGCAAAACTGGTAAGGAAACGTGGGATGCTCTGCTGGCTATCTATGAGGGAAATGAAGAGATGAAGGAAAGTCGAAGGGAAATGCTTACCCAGAAGTTCAACCTATTCAATCACTTCCCAGGGGAAACTTTGGAAaagtaa